In Acinetobacter sp. C32I, one genomic interval encodes:
- a CDS encoding crotonase/enoyl-CoA hydratase family protein, whose product MALLRVEKNNGIATVSLNRPDKRNAMSFALLKELVATAKKIEKDRSIRCVILTGEAQVFSAGIDLSDLNNPKNTAFAAWELIKPGQSLFQKAFLIWQNLPIPVIAAIEGYCFGAGMQLALAADIRIATPSTQMSIMESRWGLVPDMGLTRSLKGLIGVDLAKELTLTARIFDAEYAKKIGLVTHLDNDPLAKANIIAEEILQRSPDAIMAAKRVLDAMEHQPEKALRLEKLWQLKLLLGKNSSLARKKDKNPEVQFLPRQYK is encoded by the coding sequence ATGGCACTTTTACGCGTTGAAAAGAACAATGGAATCGCAACAGTTTCCTTAAACCGTCCAGATAAACGTAATGCAATGAGCTTTGCCTTACTCAAAGAGCTGGTGGCAACTGCAAAAAAAATTGAAAAAGATCGTTCAATCCGCTGTGTCATTCTCACTGGTGAAGCACAGGTCTTTAGTGCAGGCATCGACCTTTCTGATTTAAACAATCCTAAAAATACTGCTTTTGCTGCATGGGAACTGATTAAACCAGGGCAAAGCTTGTTTCAAAAAGCCTTCCTGATCTGGCAGAATCTGCCGATCCCTGTAATTGCAGCAATCGAAGGCTATTGCTTTGGTGCAGGCATGCAGCTCGCACTCGCAGCCGATATTCGTATTGCGACACCAAGCACGCAAATGTCAATCATGGAAAGTCGCTGGGGCCTGGTACCCGATATGGGGCTCACCCGTTCACTAAAAGGGCTGATTGGCGTTGATTTGGCCAAAGAACTGACCTTAACTGCGCGTATCTTTGATGCTGAATATGCCAAAAAAATTGGTCTAGTCACCCATTTAGACAATGACCCATTAGCGAAAGCGAATATCATTGCCGAAGAAATTTTACAACGTTCACCAGATGCCATTATGGCGGCGAAACGTGTTTTGGATGCGATGGAGCACCAACCTGAAAAAGCATTACGCTTAGAAAAACTTTGGCAACTCAAACTACTTTTAGGTAAAAACAGTAGCCTTGCGCGTAAAAAGGACAAGAACCCAGAAGTTCAATTCTTACCACGTCAATACAAATAA
- a CDS encoding NAD(P)-dependent oxidoreductase, which yields MILNQKTPIAFLGMGLMGTRMASRLLQAGYPVAVWNRSPLACEPLQQQGALHLKLDDIGSYPVILTCLADDQAVQNVFTQIQPYLKAEQIIVDFSSLSVSATQELAQSAQQQQVTWIDSPVSGGTMGAEQGTLVIFAGGDAKTIKQLTPIYNVLSQRVTRMGTSGTGQATKICNQLIVAANSTLIAEAVALADQAGVDTALLAPALAGGFADSKPFQILAPRMATQTFEPVQWKVQTLSKDLNNALLLAQSFNLKIPVAQKALLQLQAHQENGFADKDLATIIKITEQ from the coding sequence ATGATCTTGAATCAAAAAACACCAATCGCTTTCTTGGGTATGGGTTTAATGGGTACACGTATGGCCAGCCGACTCTTACAAGCAGGTTATCCTGTGGCGGTCTGGAACCGTAGTCCGCTCGCATGTGAACCTTTGCAGCAGCAAGGTGCATTACACTTAAAGCTCGATGACATCGGCAGCTATCCTGTTATTTTGACCTGTTTAGCCGATGATCAAGCGGTGCAAAATGTTTTCACCCAAATTCAACCCTATTTGAAAGCTGAGCAAATCATTGTTGATTTCTCGAGCTTGTCAGTCTCTGCAACTCAAGAATTGGCTCAGTCTGCTCAACAACAACAGGTCACATGGATTGACTCTCCCGTATCAGGCGGAACCATGGGAGCCGAACAAGGTACATTGGTTATTTTTGCAGGCGGTGATGCGAAGACGATCAAGCAACTCACCCCAATTTACAATGTACTCTCACAGCGTGTCACCCGTATGGGAACATCGGGTACAGGACAAGCGACTAAAATTTGCAATCAATTAATTGTTGCCGCCAATAGTACCCTGATTGCAGAAGCTGTCGCCCTTGCCGACCAAGCAGGCGTCGACACCGCATTACTTGCACCTGCACTCGCGGGTGGTTTTGCCGACTCAAAACCCTTTCAAATCCTTGCGCCGCGTATGGCAACACAGACCTTTGAGCCAGTACAATGGAAGGTGCAAACCCTATCAAAAGATTTAAACAATGCATTACTTCTGGCACAGAGTTTTAACTTAAAGATACCTGTGGCACAAAAAGCTCTATTACAGTTACAAGCTCACCAAGAAAATGGCTTTGCTGATAAGGATTTAGCGACTATCATCAAAATTACAGAACAATAA
- a CDS encoding TIM barrel protein, with translation MSHLAVNLSMIFTEVPLIERFALAHAHGFQHVEIQFPYELDVIDIRTQLEQHNLSLCLINVPAGDLMQGGNGLAGVPGREIEFHQALELAIRYATALDVPRVNILAGKQPLDADLLPCLNTLASNLKLACHMLTEQGIEPVFEMINGTDMPRFLVQNIAQAQEMLEAINHPALKMQYDCYHMAMMGEDVLAGLQENIDQIGHIQFADCPDRHEPDTGNIPYKQIFDWLLQSDYRGLIAAEYRPKTQSDQSFAWKNKYFSNDVNT, from the coding sequence ATGAGCCATCTTGCAGTCAATTTATCCATGATTTTTACTGAAGTCCCTTTAATTGAGCGCTTTGCTTTAGCGCACGCCCATGGTTTTCAGCATGTAGAAATTCAATTTCCCTATGAACTCGACGTGATCGATATTCGAACTCAACTTGAACAACACAATCTTTCCCTCTGCCTGATTAATGTCCCTGCGGGTGACTTGATGCAAGGCGGCAATGGGCTTGCAGGTGTGCCGGGGCGAGAAATTGAATTCCATCAAGCGCTTGAGCTGGCAATTCGTTATGCCACTGCACTGGATGTGCCACGTGTGAATATTCTCGCCGGTAAACAACCGCTGGATGCCGATCTGCTGCCGTGTCTGAATACACTTGCAAGCAATCTAAAACTAGCCTGTCACATGCTCACGGAACAAGGTATTGAACCCGTTTTTGAAATGATCAATGGTACTGATATGCCACGCTTCTTGGTTCAGAACATTGCCCAAGCCCAAGAAATGCTGGAAGCCATCAACCATCCCGCCCTGAAAATGCAATATGACTGTTACCACATGGCGATGATGGGTGAAGATGTATTAGCGGGATTACAGGAAAATATCGATCAGATTGGGCACATCCAATTTGCCGACTGTCCAGACCGGCATGAACCCGATACTGGAAATATCCCCTATAAACAAATCTTTGACTGGTTGCTACAAAGTGACTATCGAGGTCTAATTGCAGCGGAATACAGACCAAAAACGCAGTCAGATCAATCTTTTGCATGGAAAAACAAGTATTTTTCCAATGATGTGAATACATAA
- the rsfS gene encoding ribosome silencing factor, with amino-acid sequence MNLEPSPSASNSHDLKIKTANKDVQACLNVVHEALTDVKAKDILELDVSTISNVADAIVIASGTSTRHVKALADNVADEARKAGFRPIGVEGERDAEWILIDLGFVVVHVMLPTARKFYDLESLWRAPESVA; translated from the coding sequence ATGAATTTAGAACCATCGCCCAGCGCTTCTAATTCTCACGACCTAAAAATCAAAACAGCGAACAAAGATGTACAAGCGTGCCTAAACGTTGTACATGAAGCTCTCACTGATGTAAAAGCCAAAGATATTCTTGAACTTGACGTAAGTACGATCAGTAATGTTGCCGATGCAATTGTGATTGCAAGCGGTACATCGACTCGTCATGTTAAAGCCCTTGCAGACAATGTTGCTGATGAAGCACGTAAAGCAGGTTTCCGCCCAATCGGTGTCGAAGGTGAACGCGATGCTGAGTGGATCTTAATCGACCTCGGTTTTGTTGTGGTACATGTAATGTTACCAACCGCGCGTAAGTTCTACGACTTAGAAAGCTTATGGCGTGCGCCCGAATCTGTAGCGTAA
- a CDS encoding NUDIX hydrolase N-terminal domain-containing protein, with protein sequence MKDSAAWIETLHKITGLAQSGLHYSKDVYDKERYEQLLDHVRTLIELKEIDTTHFISNVLQDIGYATPKIDVRAVVFKDNKLLLAKETQDGLWSIPGGWADVGYSAAENAEKEVLEETGLEVKAVRLLALTDRRKHPHPAMFLHVYKAFFWCELIGGELKPSIETSEVAFFGKDELPPISTARVTEAQIHQFFELLQGLPENTYFD encoded by the coding sequence ATGAAAGATTCAGCCGCATGGATTGAAACACTCCATAAGATTACTGGATTGGCTCAATCAGGTTTGCACTACAGCAAAGATGTATACGATAAAGAGCGTTATGAGCAATTACTTGATCACGTCCGTACCCTGATTGAATTAAAAGAAATTGATACCACTCATTTTATTTCCAATGTCTTGCAAGATATTGGCTATGCAACACCCAAAATCGATGTGCGCGCTGTTGTCTTTAAGGACAATAAACTTCTATTAGCCAAAGAGACACAGGATGGCTTATGGTCTATTCCTGGAGGTTGGGCAGATGTTGGCTATTCCGCTGCAGAAAATGCTGAAAAAGAAGTCCTTGAAGAAACTGGGTTAGAGGTGAAAGCCGTTAGACTCCTCGCACTCACAGATCGTAGAAAGCACCCTCACCCTGCCATGTTCTTACACGTGTATAAAGCCTTTTTTTGGTGTGAACTGATTGGTGGCGAACTCAAACCAAGCATCGAAACCTCAGAGGTGGCTTTCTTTGGCAAGGATGAATTACCTCCAATTTCTACAGCGCGTGTTACCGAGGCACAAATCCATCAATTTTTTGAGTTACTACAGGGATTACCGGAGAATACTTATTTCGACTAA
- a CDS encoding SDR family NAD(P)-dependent oxidoreductase, with protein MKILITGANTGIGFATAEQLVKQGQHVILACRNPQKAQQAQNKLRALDQGQVDLISLDLNSLELTRKAADEIVDRYGNLDVLINNAGLFAKTKQLTADGFEQQFGVNYLGHFLLTQKLLPVLKQSPQARIVHLASIAHWAGSIKPNKFRAEGFYNPLFYYGQSKLANLLFSNALAEQLADSSITNNALHPGGVASDIYRDLPKPVYAAMKLGLVPTSVPANLISKMAIGDEWKNRNGAYVSAHMPDWKSPHAKNQQLARDLYQQSMQLVEKFL; from the coding sequence GTGAAAATACTGATTACAGGTGCCAATACAGGCATTGGTTTTGCCACAGCAGAACAGCTGGTTAAACAAGGGCAACACGTGATTCTGGCCTGCCGAAACCCACAGAAAGCACAACAAGCACAAAACAAATTACGGGCGCTCGACCAAGGGCAAGTCGATCTCATCTCCCTCGACCTCAACAGCCTTGAATTAACTCGAAAAGCAGCAGATGAAATTGTAGACCGTTATGGCAATCTGGATGTGTTGATCAACAATGCTGGCTTATTTGCCAAAACCAAACAACTGACTGCTGATGGCTTCGAGCAACAGTTTGGTGTCAATTATCTCGGTCATTTTTTATTGACCCAAAAACTGCTTCCTGTTTTAAAACAATCGCCTCAAGCACGTATTGTCCATTTAGCCTCAATTGCACATTGGGCAGGCTCAATCAAACCCAACAAATTCCGCGCAGAGGGGTTTTATAATCCACTATTTTATTATGGACAATCCAAGCTCGCGAATTTACTATTCAGCAATGCATTAGCAGAACAACTAGCAGATAGCTCAATTACCAATAATGCGTTACACCCAGGTGGCGTCGCTTCGGATATTTATCGCGATCTACCCAAACCTGTCTATGCGGCGATGAAATTAGGTTTAGTCCCAACCTCTGTTCCTGCAAATTTGATTAGCAAAATGGCAATTGGAGACGAATGGAAAAATCGTAATGGAGCGTATGTCAGTGCGCATATGCCAGATTGGAAATCTCCACATGCCAAAAACCAGCAATTGGCACGTGATCTTTATCAACAATCTATGCAATTGGTTGAAAAGTTTCTTTAA
- a CDS encoding NAD(P)(+) transhydrogenase (Re/Si-specific) subunit beta, with translation MEFIRDYADWFYLIGAVLFILTLRGLSGPKTAIAGNRYGMIAMAIAVVTTFFVAEHPVVWMIGGAMVLGAVVGIARAKTVPMTQMPETVALMHSLVGLAAVLIAIAAILHNNQLTALFEQNEAALTAAGVQHAHMSSVHLFELFVGCFVGAITFTASVFAYGKLAAKKWAKTISGAWVKPVQATIFIAMLACGFYFFTTGNMTAFWAMTALALAFGWVWIAPVGGGDMPVVVSLLNSFSGWAAAGIGFTLENNMLIVAGSLVGSSGAILSYIMCKAMNRSIINVLFGGAMGGAAVASADKGEQVQRNHRSGSADDAGFLMSNADSVVIVPGYGMAQGRAQNAVKELCEILKEQGVKVRFAIHPVAGRMPGHMNVLLAEADVAYEDILEMDEINSDFPATDVVLVIGANDVVNPAAKDDPTSPIYGMPILEAHKARTIMVIKRSMATGYAGLDNDLFYNEKTMMIFGDAKKVVEDMTKAINGGGH, from the coding sequence ATGGAATTCATTCGAGACTATGCGGATTGGTTCTACCTGATTGGTGCTGTCCTCTTTATCTTAACTTTACGTGGCTTGTCTGGTCCTAAGACTGCAATTGCCGGTAACCGCTACGGTATGATCGCAATGGCGATTGCGGTAGTAACCACCTTCTTTGTTGCTGAACATCCGGTTGTTTGGATGATCGGTGGTGCAATGGTCTTGGGTGCTGTCGTTGGTATCGCACGTGCGAAAACAGTGCCAATGACACAAATGCCTGAGACGGTTGCGTTGATGCACTCTCTGGTCGGTTTGGCTGCGGTATTGATTGCAATTGCGGCGATTCTGCACAACAACCAACTTACTGCATTATTTGAACAAAACGAGGCGGCATTAACGGCTGCGGGTGTTCAACATGCACATATGAGTTCAGTTCATTTATTTGAATTGTTTGTTGGCTGCTTCGTTGGTGCGATCACATTTACTGCATCTGTATTTGCTTACGGTAAATTGGCTGCGAAGAAATGGGCAAAAACAATTTCGGGTGCATGGGTTAAACCCGTTCAAGCAACCATCTTTATTGCGATGCTTGCATGTGGTTTCTACTTCTTTACTACGGGTAACATGACTGCATTCTGGGCAATGACAGCACTTGCACTTGCATTTGGCTGGGTATGGATTGCGCCAGTCGGTGGTGGTGATATGCCAGTTGTGGTCTCACTTTTGAACTCATTCTCGGGTTGGGCTGCGGCAGGTATTGGTTTCACACTTGAAAACAATATGTTGATCGTTGCAGGTTCGCTTGTGGGTTCATCTGGTGCGATTCTTTCTTACATCATGTGTAAGGCGATGAACCGTTCAATCATCAATGTATTGTTTGGTGGTGCAATGGGCGGTGCAGCAGTTGCATCAGCAGATAAAGGTGAACAAGTTCAACGTAACCACCGTTCTGGTTCAGCAGATGACGCAGGCTTCCTGATGTCAAATGCAGACAGCGTTGTGATTGTACCAGGTTATGGTATGGCGCAAGGTCGTGCACAGAATGCGGTGAAAGAATTGTGTGAAATCTTGAAAGAGCAGGGCGTAAAAGTTCGCTTCGCGATTCACCCAGTTGCTGGTCGTATGCCTGGTCACATGAACGTTTTACTCGCTGAAGCAGATGTTGCCTATGAAGACATCTTGGAAATGGATGAGATCAACTCAGATTTCCCTGCAACAGATGTGGTACTGGTGATTGGTGCAAACGATGTGGTTAACCCTGCGGCGAAAGATGATCCGACCTCACCGATTTATGGGATGCCGATTCTTGAAGCGCATAAAGCACGTACGATTATGGTGATCAAGCGCTCTATGGCGACAGGTTATGCTGGTTTAGACAACGACTTGTTCTACAATGAAAAAACCATGATGATCTTTGGTGATGCCAAGAAAGTTGTGGAAGACATGACCAAAGCAATCAATGGTGGTGGTCACTAA
- a CDS encoding proton-translocating transhydrogenase family protein, whose translation MVETITIFVLAIFVGYYVVWGVTPALHTPLMAVTNALSSIIVVGAMIQTVGMPAIGVDANVAFQSVNVVSILGAIAVFLASINIFGGFAVTARMLEMFKPKQKKKEG comes from the coding sequence ATGGTTGAAACGATTACAATTTTCGTCCTTGCTATCTTCGTGGGTTATTACGTGGTGTGGGGTGTAACACCTGCGTTACATACTCCATTAATGGCGGTAACCAATGCGTTGTCTTCCATTATTGTGGTTGGCGCGATGATTCAAACAGTGGGTATGCCTGCGATTGGTGTAGATGCTAATGTTGCATTCCAAAGTGTAAACGTGGTGAGTATCCTTGGTGCGATTGCTGTGTTCTTGGCAAGTATCAACATCTTCGGTGGATTTGCTGTAACTGCTCGTATGCTTGAAATGTTCAAGCCGAAGCAAAAGAAAAAAGAGGGCTAA
- a CDS encoding Re/Si-specific NAD(P)(+) transhydrogenase subunit alpha has product MQIGIPTETVAGESRVAATPETVKKLINAGHSIVIQRGAGVKAAYIDSAYEQVGATITDDAYTGSQIILKVRAPKGDEIQKLAANTTVIAMFDPYRNPELDQFATQQVSAFALELLPRTLSRAQNMDVLSSQANLAGYKSVLLAAAEYQRMFPMLMTAAGTVKPARVVIMGVGVAGLQAIATAKRLGAVVEATDLRPTAKEQVESLGGKWLDVPMSDEEKQRAAEAAKSGYGWQPGEQYIKDQAAIVDKAVSNADIVITTALIPGRNAPRLIKAETVAKMKPGSVILDMAVETGGNVEGSKEGETVTTENGVKILGIPNIPGTVATEASALYARNVFNFLETLFDKDKAFAINQEEEIQKALLVTHGGQVLLKRG; this is encoded by the coding sequence ATGCAGATCGGAATCCCAACCGAAACTGTTGCAGGTGAAAGTCGTGTAGCGGCTACACCAGAAACAGTTAAGAAGTTGATTAACGCAGGTCATAGTATTGTCATTCAACGTGGTGCTGGTGTTAAAGCCGCGTATATTGACAGTGCTTATGAACAAGTTGGCGCAACCATTACGGACGATGCATATACAGGCAGCCAAATTATTTTGAAGGTACGTGCCCCTAAAGGTGACGAAATTCAAAAGCTTGCGGCGAATACGACTGTAATTGCAATGTTTGACCCTTACCGCAATCCAGAATTAGACCAGTTTGCAACTCAGCAAGTGTCTGCTTTTGCATTGGAATTACTGCCACGTACGCTATCACGCGCACAAAATATGGACGTACTTTCTTCTCAAGCAAACTTGGCAGGTTATAAGTCTGTATTGTTAGCTGCGGCTGAATATCAACGTATGTTCCCAATGTTAATGACGGCTGCAGGTACTGTAAAACCAGCACGTGTTGTGATTATGGGTGTTGGTGTTGCGGGTCTTCAAGCGATTGCGACTGCGAAACGTTTAGGTGCAGTCGTAGAAGCAACTGACTTACGTCCAACAGCAAAAGAGCAGGTTGAATCTTTAGGCGGCAAATGGCTCGATGTGCCAATGTCGGATGAAGAAAAACAACGTGCTGCTGAAGCTGCGAAAAGTGGCTATGGTTGGCAGCCGGGTGAGCAATACATCAAAGATCAAGCTGCGATTGTAGATAAAGCTGTATCAAATGCTGACATCGTAATCACCACTGCATTGATCCCGGGTCGTAATGCTCCGCGTTTAATTAAAGCTGAAACCGTTGCCAAAATGAAACCGGGTTCTGTCATTTTAGATATGGCAGTTGAAACTGGTGGCAACGTGGAAGGTTCTAAAGAAGGCGAAACAGTCACAACTGAAAATGGCGTGAAAATTTTGGGTATTCCAAATATTCCAGGCACAGTAGCGACTGAAGCATCTGCACTGTATGCACGTAACGTTTTTAACTTCCTTGAGACATTATTCGACAAAGACAAAGCCTTTGCGATCAATCAAGAAGAAGAAATCCAAAAAGCGTTACTCGTGACTCATGGCGGTCAAGTACTGCTTAAGCGCGGTTAA
- a CDS encoding Rid family hydrolase: MKPTFKMINPSELYDPRSNGYSHVSIVPPNMRTIHIAGQGGENKKGELPKDFDQQVQQVFYNIQHALASAQVQLSDIAVLRILVVDHNAEKLQILAKTIQHLWPQQAYPVCTLIPVSGLALAGMQIEVEATAYTA, translated from the coding sequence ATGAAACCGACATTTAAAATGATCAATCCCAGTGAACTTTATGATCCACGCAGTAATGGCTATAGTCATGTGAGCATTGTTCCACCCAATATGCGTACTATTCATATTGCCGGTCAGGGTGGTGAGAATAAAAAGGGGGAGTTGCCTAAAGATTTTGACCAACAGGTACAACAAGTCTTCTATAATATTCAACATGCTTTAGCTTCAGCCCAAGTACAACTATCAGACATTGCCGTTTTACGGATATTGGTGGTTGATCACAATGCTGAGAAACTTCAAATCTTGGCTAAAACCATACAACACTTATGGCCGCAACAAGCTTATCCAGTCTGTACCCTTATTCCTGTATCAGGTTTGGCATTAGCAGGGATGCAAATTGAAGTTGAAGCAACCGCCTATACCGCATAA
- a CDS encoding MFS transporter, with protein sequence MSAPQDISQNKTLLWFMAAACGLCAGANYYSQPLIHSIQQYFAVTEGQAALTVTFAQVSYALGLLFIVPMGDVVNKTKFIPLLMVFCAVGLFISAFSVNLPMLWLGTVMAGLFSVAAQVLIPLATMTVKPEKTGEVIGFLMSGLLVGILLSTSLAGLFSNLFHWKVIYVVSGVLMLILAYALKSRLPYAMRMKMNYGQVFVSMAQLLKQEKRLVLRALAGGFAFAAVSILYSTIALLLTSAHHLQDLLIGMVPLVGIFGALSTQYIGKYADQGYTSQLTWMGCALFILSWICFYFGQSVLFSYILGFALIQLALALVHTSNQSVIFRLRPDAKSRINAIYMTAYFTGGACGSALGIFAWNHGGWSMTCLAGISLVFACMLFSFFDHLLTKKNKIVTS encoded by the coding sequence ATGTCTGCCCCTCAAGATATTAGTCAAAATAAAACCTTACTTTGGTTTATGGCTGCAGCATGTGGTTTGTGTGCGGGTGCCAACTATTATAGTCAGCCTTTGATTCACTCGATTCAGCAGTATTTTGCAGTGACTGAAGGTCAAGCAGCGCTCACGGTAACTTTTGCTCAAGTCTCTTATGCACTTGGCCTGCTGTTTATTGTCCCGATGGGCGATGTGGTGAACAAAACCAAATTCATTCCTTTGCTCATGGTATTTTGTGCTGTAGGTTTATTTATTAGTGCTTTCTCGGTCAACCTACCCATGCTTTGGCTGGGTACCGTCATGGCAGGGCTGTTCTCGGTGGCAGCACAGGTCTTAATTCCGCTTGCCACCATGACAGTGAAACCCGAAAAAACGGGGGAAGTGATTGGCTTCTTGATGAGTGGTTTACTGGTCGGTATTTTACTCTCAACCAGTCTTGCAGGCTTGTTTTCTAATCTGTTTCATTGGAAAGTCATTTATGTGGTCAGCGGCGTGCTCATGCTGATCTTGGCCTATGCCTTGAAAAGCCGCTTGCCTTATGCCATGCGCATGAAAATGAATTATGGGCAAGTCTTTGTCTCCATGGCGCAGTTACTCAAGCAAGAAAAACGCTTAGTATTACGTGCGCTTGCAGGCGGTTTTGCTTTCGCTGCAGTTAGTATTCTATATTCAACGATCGCGCTACTGCTGACCTCGGCCCATCATCTGCAAGATCTGTTGATTGGTATGGTGCCTTTGGTCGGGATCTTTGGTGCCCTCTCTACGCAATATATCGGTAAATATGCAGATCAGGGCTATACCAGCCAACTGACTTGGATGGGTTGTGCTTTATTTATCTTGAGTTGGATCTGCTTCTATTTTGGGCAAAGCGTGTTATTCAGCTATATCCTTGGTTTTGCGCTGATTCAGTTGGCATTGGCCTTGGTCCATACCAGCAATCAGAGTGTGATTTTCCGTTTACGTCCTGATGCAAAATCCCGTATCAATGCCATTTATATGACCGCCTACTTTACTGGTGGTGCATGTGGTTCGGCCCTTGGTATTTTTGCATGGAATCATGGCGGCTGGAGCATGACCTGTTTGGCTGGAATCAGTCTGGTCTTTGCCTGTATGTTGTTTAGTTTCTTCGACCATCTTTTGACAAAGAAAAACAAGATCGTCACATCCTAG